The Geotalea uraniireducens Rf4 genome window below encodes:
- a CDS encoding sigma-54-dependent Fis family transcriptional regulator has product MSFNTDPTLFINSPLSNAPLNSDDFYQALVNAMGVGVLAVNTSGMTILANKSARENFGAYPGIHLNDVLPELWPKVVQRLRKHTHSIEVSVRGGEANYLVRVSPILLDKEQVGAVCVFVESTGLEEMAMQMQTFQELTSELGAIINSSSDGLWICDSQANVLRINPASERINHIKAEDVVGHNMRDLVAEGVFDKSATLEVLRTGNVANMLQQREGRKLILTGTPVFDTAGRLIRVVVSERDITEIDILQRELEEQEAMKDQFRHHMIEKQQVELESHRVIARSPVMLKALHQAIKVSTVDSSVLILGESGVGKGLIADLIHKNSLRAKKPLIKINCGAIPESLIESELFGYEKGAFTGAQAGGKPGYFELADGGTLFLDEIAELPLSSQVKLLRFLEDGRITRLGGTNGRTVDVRILAATHRNLEEMVSQGKFRLDLYYRLKVIPIYVPSVRERKDCILPLIHHYIDFFGTKTGIKKRLTRAASDILMSYPYPGNVRELMNICERLVVMSEMELIDLKDLPGDIVARVEETGKASMAWPEEMSLQQAIDSVERNVLAQAVERYGNQCRMAEVLGVNQSTIARKLKKYGLT; this is encoded by the coding sequence ATGTCTTTTAATACCGATCCGACGTTATTCATCAATTCGCCGCTGAGCAATGCGCCGCTCAATTCCGACGATTTCTATCAGGCGCTGGTAAACGCCATGGGAGTTGGGGTTCTGGCCGTCAACACCTCCGGCATGACCATTCTTGCCAACAAGAGCGCCCGCGAGAATTTCGGCGCTTATCCCGGCATCCACCTGAACGACGTCCTGCCGGAACTTTGGCCGAAGGTCGTGCAGCGCCTCAGAAAGCACACCCACAGCATTGAAGTGTCGGTACGGGGCGGGGAAGCGAACTACCTGGTCAGGGTAAGTCCGATCCTCCTGGATAAGGAGCAAGTCGGGGCCGTCTGCGTTTTTGTGGAAAGTACGGGCCTGGAAGAAATGGCGATGCAGATGCAGACGTTTCAGGAGTTGACCAGTGAATTGGGCGCTATAATCAACTCCTCTTCCGACGGGCTCTGGATCTGCGACTCGCAAGCCAATGTGCTCCGTATAAATCCGGCGTCGGAGCGAATCAACCATATTAAGGCGGAGGACGTCGTCGGCCACAATATGCGTGACCTGGTGGCAGAAGGGGTTTTCGACAAGTCGGCCACCCTTGAGGTGCTCAGAACCGGAAACGTTGCGAACATGCTGCAACAGCGGGAAGGACGCAAGCTGATCCTGACCGGCACCCCTGTTTTCGATACAGCCGGACGGCTGATCAGGGTCGTGGTGAGCGAACGCGACATTACCGAGATCGATATCCTGCAACGGGAGTTGGAGGAGCAGGAGGCCATGAAAGACCAGTTCCGCCACCACATGATCGAGAAGCAGCAGGTGGAGCTGGAGTCGCATCGGGTCATAGCCCGGAGCCCCGTCATGCTCAAGGCGCTCCATCAGGCGATCAAGGTCAGTACCGTTGACTCGTCGGTGCTGATTCTCGGCGAATCCGGCGTGGGAAAGGGGCTGATCGCCGACCTGATCCACAAGAATTCACTGCGGGCGAAAAAGCCGCTCATCAAGATCAACTGCGGCGCCATCCCTGAATCCCTGATTGAATCCGAGCTGTTCGGCTACGAGAAAGGCGCCTTTACCGGCGCCCAAGCCGGCGGCAAGCCGGGATATTTCGAGCTGGCAGATGGGGGAACCCTCTTTCTTGACGAGATCGCCGAGCTCCCCCTCTCCTCGCAGGTCAAATTGCTCCGCTTCCTTGAAGACGGCCGCATCACACGTCTTGGCGGGACCAACGGACGCACCGTTGACGTCCGCATTCTCGCGGCGACCCACCGCAACCTGGAGGAGATGGTCAGCCAGGGGAAATTCCGGCTTGATCTCTATTATCGATTGAAAGTCATCCCCATCTATGTCCCGTCTGTACGGGAGCGGAAAGACTGCATACTGCCTCTCATTCACCATTACATCGACTTTTTCGGGACGAAGACCGGCATCAAGAAACGGCTTACCCGGGCCGCCTCGGACATTTTGATGTCTTACCCTTATCCGGGCAACGTGCGCGAGCTCATGAACATCTGCGAGCGACTGGTTGTCATGTCCGAAATGGAATTGATCGATCTCAAGGACCTTCCCGGCGATATCGTCGCCCGCGTGGAGGAAACGGGCAAGGCATCCATGGCTTGGCCTGAAGAAATGAGCCTGCAACAGGCAATCGACAGCGTAGAGCGAAACGTCCTTGCCCAGGCAGTGGAGCGATACGGCAACCAATGCAGGATGGCTGAGGTCTTGGGGGTGAATCAATCCACCATCGCCCGCAAACTCAAGAAGTACGGCTTGACCTGA
- the gabT gene encoding 4-aminobutyrate--2-oxoglutarate transaminase has translation MSSRNEELMQLKNQHVPQGVANLSPAFISKARGAIMVDVDGRELIDFAGGIGVNNVGHCHPKVVAAIKDQAEKYIHTCFHVALYEPYVELAARLNELAPGDFAKMTMFANSGAEADENAIKIARYATKRPAVIAFENGFHGRTLMTMTLTSKVKPYKLGYGPFAPETYRIPYAYCYRCPFGMTYPACKASCADYLEEFFINHVAAEQTAAIIAEPIQGEGGFITPPPEYFAKLQAICQKYGILLIIDEIQTGMGRTGKIFAIDHWGIKPDLITTAKSLAGGMPLSAITGRAELMNMSHAGGLGGTYGGNPISCRAALAVLEILLEDGLLNKADELGAKLTARFEELQKTHEIIGEVRGKGPMLALELVRDRETKEPAGAEAKKLTKLCFEKGLVILSCGNHGNVIRVLMPLVITDEELGRGIAILDESLHELSAQKAG, from the coding sequence ATGTCCTCCCGAAACGAAGAATTGATGCAGTTAAAGAATCAGCATGTGCCCCAGGGTGTTGCCAACTTGAGCCCCGCCTTTATAAGTAAGGCCCGCGGCGCCATCATGGTGGATGTGGATGGCCGCGAGTTGATCGATTTCGCTGGGGGCATCGGCGTGAATAACGTCGGTCACTGCCACCCGAAGGTCGTGGCGGCCATCAAGGATCAGGCTGAAAAATATATTCACACGTGCTTCCATGTCGCCCTCTACGAACCGTACGTCGAGCTTGCCGCACGGCTTAACGAACTGGCCCCGGGCGACTTCGCCAAGATGACCATGTTCGCCAATTCCGGCGCCGAGGCAGACGAAAATGCCATAAAAATCGCACGCTACGCCACTAAACGTCCTGCCGTCATCGCCTTCGAAAACGGGTTTCACGGCCGGACACTCATGACCATGACCCTGACGAGCAAGGTCAAACCGTACAAGCTGGGTTACGGTCCTTTTGCCCCTGAAACCTACCGCATCCCCTATGCCTACTGCTACCGCTGCCCTTTCGGGATGACATATCCCGCGTGTAAGGCCTCCTGCGCAGACTACCTGGAGGAATTTTTCATCAACCACGTGGCTGCGGAGCAAACAGCGGCGATTATTGCCGAACCGATCCAGGGCGAAGGGGGATTCATCACCCCCCCACCCGAATATTTTGCCAAACTCCAGGCCATCTGCCAAAAATACGGCATTCTCCTCATCATTGACGAGATCCAGACAGGAATGGGACGAACGGGAAAAATCTTCGCCATCGATCACTGGGGCATCAAGCCCGACCTGATCACTACGGCCAAGAGCCTTGCAGGCGGGATGCCGCTGAGTGCCATAACCGGCCGCGCCGAACTGATGAACATGTCTCACGCGGGAGGTCTGGGCGGAACCTACGGCGGTAATCCGATCTCCTGCCGCGCAGCCCTGGCAGTCCTTGAAATTCTGCTTGAAGACGGCTTGCTCAACAAGGCCGACGAACTCGGCGCCAAGCTTACGGCGCGTTTCGAGGAACTGCAGAAGACCCACGAAATCATCGGAGAGGTGCGCGGCAAGGGCCCCATGTTGGCGCTTGAGCTGGTCCGTGACAGGGAAACAAAAGAACCCGCAGGCGCCGAAGCAAAAAAGTTGACCAAGCTTTGTTTCGAAAAAGGTCTGGTGATTCTTTCCTGCGGCAATCATGGTAACGTGATTCGGGTGCTGATGCCCCTGGTCATCACCGACGAGGAACTGGGTAGAGGTATTGCCATACTGGACGAGTCCCTTCACGAGCTCTCCGCGCAAAAAGCAGGCTAA